In one Balaenoptera musculus isolate JJ_BM4_2016_0621 chromosome 20, mBalMus1.pri.v3, whole genome shotgun sequence genomic region, the following are encoded:
- the NOL11 gene encoding nucleolar protein 11 isoform X1, producing the protein MAALEEGFTLTAVPLGSGPDGPLGVEQSDKTDQFLVTDSGRTVILYKVSDQKPLGSWSVKQGQIITCPAVCNFQTGEYIVVHDNKVLRIWNNEDVNLDKVFKATLSAEVYRIHSIQGTEPLVLFKEGAIRGLEALLAEPQQKIETVISDEEVIKWTKFFMVFRHPVLIFITEKHGNYFAYVQKFNSRILSKYTLLLGQEEKSAAQSFSASVYRKFISLMSLSSDGCVYETLIPIHPGDPEKNQRVVRSLLLKSVVSGSARSGVALTILDQDHVAVLGPPLSASKECLSIWNTKFQTLQASKELPQGTSGQLWYHGENLFMLHGKFLTVIPYKCEVSSLAGALGKLKHSQDPDIHAMTHFVNWETSQGYGLGSQNSEQSKRILRRRKIEASVQPEVPPSTQLLAAVQKDSEKHIEVELRKFLAVKRTPDFHTIIGDVVIGLLGRCKAEPSFYPRNCLMQLIQTRVLSYSLCPGLMEFALEKTDVQILQLCLQQFPDIPESVTCACLKIFLSIGDDSLQETDINMESVSDYTAIIQDGEIEEQTEILQNGFNPEEDNCENCAQELTEKPQAAAEESTSCPVTGKRAALLNAILHSAYSETFLLPHLKDIPAQHITLFLQYLYFLYLKCSENATMTLPGIHPPTLNQIMDWICLLLDANFTVVVMLPEAKRLLLSLYKFVKSQISICSELNKIEVSFRELQKLNQEKTNRELYSIEVLELF; encoded by the exons ATGGCAGCCTTGGAGGAAGGGTTCACGTTGACTGCGGTACCGCTGGGTTCCGGGCCTGACGGACCCCTTGGAGTGGAGCAGAGCGACAAAACAGACCAGTTTCTAGTGACGGACAGCGGCAGGACCGTCATCCTCTATAAG GTTTCTGATCAGAAACCCTTGGGGAGCTGGTCAGTGAAACAAGGTCAAATTATAACATGTCCAGCTGTGTGCAACTTTCAAACTGGAGAGTATATTGTTGTCCATGATAATAAG gtCTTGAGAATATGGAATAATGAAGACGTAAACCTGGATAAAGTATTTAAAGCGACA ttgtcCGCTGAGGTATATAGGATACATTCGATACAGGGGACAGAACCCTTGGTGCTGTTCAAGGAAGGTGCCATTCGTGGTTTAGAGGCCTTGCTTGCAGAGCCCCAGCAGAAGATTGAAACTGTTATCTCTGATGAAGAAGTGATTAA gtggACAAAGTTTTTTATGGTATTTAGGCATCCTGTGCTgatttttattactgaaaaa catggAAATTACTTTGCTTATGTACAAAAGTTTAACTCACGTATCCTAAGCAAATACACACTTTTACTTGGACAAGAAGAAAAATCGGCTGCACAGAGTTTTAGTGCATCTGTGTATCGGAAATTCATCTCTCTGATGTCATTaa GCTCTGATGGATGTGTATATGAAACCTTGATACCAATACATCCAGGTGacccagaaaaaaatcagagggtAGTTCGATCACTGTTGCTCAAGTCCGTGGTGTCTGGCAGTGCTCGAAGTGGTGTTGCACTCACTATCCTGGACCAAGATCACGTAGCAGTCCTGGGACCACCACTATCAGCTTCTAAGG AATGCCTCTCCATATGGAATACAAAATTTCAAACACTACAGGCTTCAAAAGAGTTACCACAAGGGACCAGCGGTCAA CTCTGGTATCATGGGGAAAATTTGTTTATGCTACATGGAAAATTTCTAACTGTAATCCCATACAAGTGTGAGGTGTCATCATTAGCAGGTGCTCTTGGAAAACTCAAGCATAGTCAAGATCCAG aCATTCATGCCATGACTCATTTTGTAAACTGGGAAACATCACAGGGATATGGACTTGGATCTCAGAACTCAGAGCAGTCAAAGAGAATC TTAAGGAGAAGGAAAATTGAAGCGAGTGTACAGCCGGAGGTTCCACCATCCACACAACTCTTAGCAGCCGTacag AAAGATTCAGAAAAACATATTGAAGTAGAATTACGTAAATTTTTGGCTGTTAAGCGGACCCCTGACTTTCATACTATTATTGGGGACGTAGTAATAGGACTTCTGGGAAGATGTAAAGCAGAACCATCATTTTATCCTCGGAACTGTCTGATGCAGCTTATCCAAACGCGTGTGCTTTCTTACAG CTTGTGCCCTGGCTTAATGGAGTTTGCCTTAGAAAAGACAGATGTGCAGATCCTACAGCTCTGCCTACAGCAGTTCCCTGACATCCCTGAGTCAGTCACCTGCGCTTGCTTAAAAATTTTCTTGAG CATTGGTGATGACAGTCTTCAAGAAACAGATATCAATATGGAGTCAGTTTCTGACTATACTGCTATTATACAAGATGGGGAAATAGAAGAACAAACTGAAATTCTTCAAAATGGTTTCAATCCTGAAGAAGATAACTGTGAGAACTGTGCTCAGGAGTTGACTGAGAAGCCTCAGGCTGCAGCGGAGGAGAGCACTTCCTGCCCTGTTACAGGGAAAAGAGCAGCGCTACT AAACGCAATTCTTCATTCAGCATATAGCGAGAcgtttcttctgcctcatttgaAGGACATCCCAGCACAACACATCACT CTATTTCTCcagtatttgtatttcctttatcTGAAGTGTAGTGAAAATGCTACTATGACTCTTCCTGGAATACACCCTCCAACCCTGAACCAG ATTATGGATTGGATATGTCTACTTCTAGATGCTAATTTTACTGTTGTGGTAATGCTACCAGAAGCAAAAAGGCTACTGTTAAGTCTTTACAAGTTTGTGAAATCCCAG ATAAGCATTTGTTCTGAGCTCAACAAGATTGAAGTAAGTTTTCGTGAGCTACAGAAATTAAATCAAGAAAAGACTAATAGAGAATTATATTCAATTGAAGTGCTGGAACTCTTCTGA
- the NOL11 gene encoding nucleolar protein 11 isoform X2 yields the protein MAALEEGFTLTAVPLGSGPDGPLGVEQSDKTDQFLVTDSGRTVILYKVSDQKPLGSWSVKQGQIITCPAVCNFQTGEYIVVHDNKVLRIWNNEDVNLDKVFKATLSAEVYRIHSIQGTEPLVLFKEGAIRGLEALLAEPQQKIETVISDEEVIKWTKFFMVFRHPVLIFITEKHGNYFAYVQKFNSRILSKYTLLLGQEEKSAAQSFSASVYRKFISLMSLSSDGCVYETLIPIHPGDPEKNQRVVRSLLLKSVVSGSARSGVALTILDQDHVAVLGPPLSASKECLSIWNTKFQTLQASKELPQGTSGQLWYHGENLFMLHGKFLTVIPYKCEVSSLAGALGKLKHSQDPDIHAMTHFVNWETSQGYGLGSQNSEQSKRILRRRKIEASVQPEVPPSTQLLAAVQKDSEKHIEVELRKFLAVKRTPDFHTIIGDVVIGLLGRCKAEPSFYPRNCLMQLIQTRVLSYSLCPGLMEFALEKTDVQILQLCLQQFPDIPESVTCACLKIFLSIGDDSLQETDINMESVSDYTAIIQDGEIEEQTEILQNGFNPEEDNCENCAQELTEKPQAAAEESTSCPVTGKRAALLENATMTLPGIHPPTLNQIMDWICLLLDANFTVVVMLPEAKRLLLSLYKFVKSQISICSELNKIEVSFRELQKLNQEKTNRELYSIEVLELF from the exons ATGGCAGCCTTGGAGGAAGGGTTCACGTTGACTGCGGTACCGCTGGGTTCCGGGCCTGACGGACCCCTTGGAGTGGAGCAGAGCGACAAAACAGACCAGTTTCTAGTGACGGACAGCGGCAGGACCGTCATCCTCTATAAG GTTTCTGATCAGAAACCCTTGGGGAGCTGGTCAGTGAAACAAGGTCAAATTATAACATGTCCAGCTGTGTGCAACTTTCAAACTGGAGAGTATATTGTTGTCCATGATAATAAG gtCTTGAGAATATGGAATAATGAAGACGTAAACCTGGATAAAGTATTTAAAGCGACA ttgtcCGCTGAGGTATATAGGATACATTCGATACAGGGGACAGAACCCTTGGTGCTGTTCAAGGAAGGTGCCATTCGTGGTTTAGAGGCCTTGCTTGCAGAGCCCCAGCAGAAGATTGAAACTGTTATCTCTGATGAAGAAGTGATTAA gtggACAAAGTTTTTTATGGTATTTAGGCATCCTGTGCTgatttttattactgaaaaa catggAAATTACTTTGCTTATGTACAAAAGTTTAACTCACGTATCCTAAGCAAATACACACTTTTACTTGGACAAGAAGAAAAATCGGCTGCACAGAGTTTTAGTGCATCTGTGTATCGGAAATTCATCTCTCTGATGTCATTaa GCTCTGATGGATGTGTATATGAAACCTTGATACCAATACATCCAGGTGacccagaaaaaaatcagagggtAGTTCGATCACTGTTGCTCAAGTCCGTGGTGTCTGGCAGTGCTCGAAGTGGTGTTGCACTCACTATCCTGGACCAAGATCACGTAGCAGTCCTGGGACCACCACTATCAGCTTCTAAGG AATGCCTCTCCATATGGAATACAAAATTTCAAACACTACAGGCTTCAAAAGAGTTACCACAAGGGACCAGCGGTCAA CTCTGGTATCATGGGGAAAATTTGTTTATGCTACATGGAAAATTTCTAACTGTAATCCCATACAAGTGTGAGGTGTCATCATTAGCAGGTGCTCTTGGAAAACTCAAGCATAGTCAAGATCCAG aCATTCATGCCATGACTCATTTTGTAAACTGGGAAACATCACAGGGATATGGACTTGGATCTCAGAACTCAGAGCAGTCAAAGAGAATC TTAAGGAGAAGGAAAATTGAAGCGAGTGTACAGCCGGAGGTTCCACCATCCACACAACTCTTAGCAGCCGTacag AAAGATTCAGAAAAACATATTGAAGTAGAATTACGTAAATTTTTGGCTGTTAAGCGGACCCCTGACTTTCATACTATTATTGGGGACGTAGTAATAGGACTTCTGGGAAGATGTAAAGCAGAACCATCATTTTATCCTCGGAACTGTCTGATGCAGCTTATCCAAACGCGTGTGCTTTCTTACAG CTTGTGCCCTGGCTTAATGGAGTTTGCCTTAGAAAAGACAGATGTGCAGATCCTACAGCTCTGCCTACAGCAGTTCCCTGACATCCCTGAGTCAGTCACCTGCGCTTGCTTAAAAATTTTCTTGAG CATTGGTGATGACAGTCTTCAAGAAACAGATATCAATATGGAGTCAGTTTCTGACTATACTGCTATTATACAAGATGGGGAAATAGAAGAACAAACTGAAATTCTTCAAAATGGTTTCAATCCTGAAGAAGATAACTGTGAGAACTGTGCTCAGGAGTTGACTGAGAAGCCTCAGGCTGCAGCGGAGGAGAGCACTTCCTGCCCTGTTACAGGGAAAAGAGCAGCGCTACT TGAAAATGCTACTATGACTCTTCCTGGAATACACCCTCCAACCCTGAACCAG ATTATGGATTGGATATGTCTACTTCTAGATGCTAATTTTACTGTTGTGGTAATGCTACCAGAAGCAAAAAGGCTACTGTTAAGTCTTTACAAGTTTGTGAAATCCCAG ATAAGCATTTGTTCTGAGCTCAACAAGATTGAAGTAAGTTTTCGTGAGCTACAGAAATTAAATCAAGAAAAGACTAATAGAGAATTATATTCAATTGAAGTGCTGGAACTCTTCTGA